In the genome of Zootoca vivipara chromosome 6, rZooViv1.1, whole genome shotgun sequence, the window GCTTGTGGAAGAAAGCAACAACAAGCCGAACATCTGCAGCCATTTGGGATGAGCAAGCAATTCAGccaaggcagaagctgcagagcTGGACTTGTGGGTGTtacggtggggtggggtggggtttgctgTTGAGGAAACTCGCATGGTCCTTGGGGCAGGAATGAAGCTGTGCTCCGAAAGGCAGGCGTCTAGGACACGAGCCAATgcagagatgctgctgctgccagaggagggaaagaagaatgtgTGCTGATCCCAGGCAGGCAAGTCCTAACAAGGAGGGATTTTTCAATTTATCAGCCTGGAGGCCTGGAAGACGCATGCTTCTAAATCCCAGGTGGCTCGCGCTTGTCGCTTCTCTCCCGGGGTGGAGGTagtctgcacgtgctcagaggcttGTTGTCGCTTGGGGATAGCTGCAATGGGGAGAGCCCTCCCCCTGTGACTTTGCTGATTTGTTGAGAGCAAAACAAGGGGTTTGGGTGGTGGAGATGGGTTTATAAATTAGGTGGTGCACCTTCTGTGATTctgcacaatgtgtgtgtgtgtgttgggtgggtCGTGGGGGGGCATGAGAATGTTTTATTGGGCTCTGGATTCAGTTTCTTGACAATTTCAGctgtcacttaaaaaaaattaagttcctAGTCCCCCTTGTTGCAGAGATATGGCTTGGGATCTCAGAAGCCGACGGGGGCTGCCAAGGGCTCATGACCTGTTTTAAGACATATTGTGGTGGGGCAAGCCTCagaatgtttattcagaagtaaaccccaccaattcaatggggcttacttgcaGGTAAGGGTGCACGACATTGCCAGCCATGCAGGGGAGCCCAATGCTTGCGTACTCCAGTAACTCCCACAGTGTTTAGTAGCGCATCTTGCAGCGGCTGCTGCACAGAAAAATAATATATGAATCTTAACTCTCAAGTGTTACTCCTCCCCATCTCTTCTAGGTTCGCATTGCCTTGTCAGAAACTTCGGGAGGGTCCAGCAGAAGAAAATGGCCCAGCCCGCACACCTGAATCAAAATCTCCCAGGTAATGAGAAATTTGCAGTTTATTTCACCCTGCTTGCGGTAAGGACCTTGGGTCGCATGCCATGCTAGGCGTTCCCAGAGCAGATCCTCTGAAAGAAATGGTTCTAAGTTCATCCTGGCCTTTAActacaatgggtctactcttgagcagAATTTAGTGGGATGTATCCCATAGGGtaggcgggacccaggtggcgctgtgggttaaaccactgagcctagggcttgctgatcagaaggtcggcggttcgaatccctgtgacggggtgagctcctgttgctcggtcccagctcctgccaacctagcagttcaaaagcacgtcaaaatgcaagtagataaataggtaccactacagcgggaaggtaaatggcgtttccatgtgctgctctggttcgccagaaggagccacatgacctggaagctgtacgccggctccctcggccaataacgcgagatgagcgccgcaaccccagagtcggtcacgactggacctaatggtcaggggtccttttacctttttatcccaTAGGGTGCTAGCTGCCTTCTGCCAAATCATACcattaatccatctagctcagtatatcGTCTAGATTCTAGAGTGACGGCATCTCTGTGGGGGCTTGGAACAGACCTTTCTCTATCCCTGCCTGGGTTTCCTGATGATGGACCCTGGGGTCTTTTGCACGTAAAGCATGATTAGAATCTCAGTCTCATAAAATcacggagttggaagggaccctgaggatcatctagcccaacccaatgaaacgcaggaatatgcagctgcatcgatcgaacctgcaaccttggcattgccAGCACCACATTCTCACTTTGGAAAGGacgattctgtgattccaggATCCTATACTGTATATCTGTCCctgcagccaagaggaggaagcCTCTCTGGGACGCAATGGGGTGGAAGACTTTatcccttctctctctgtgtgtgtgtttgtgtgtacgaCTCCACCCCTGGCCAGAGGAAGGAAGCCTGTACATGAAACTACAGAAACCTACAATTTCCCCTCTATGGCAAATTGTTATAGAAAAAAACTGGGTTTGGCATTTACAGCCCAATTCTCCATCCGAGGGACTCCTAAGTGTCCCCCTaagtcaggggtcggcaaggtttacttcacctgggccggttcactccagcagagatccctccgtgggctggattgtgcaTGTGCGTGAGCGCCCGCAcctgcgatttccggcatctgcgtctgcacagacgcaatttccagtgccgcggaagcgagtccctgcgccacgctgtgccggtttagcgtaggacgtggggactcgccgagcgggtggctcggttcggggctgggctcgtgggccggttaaacgaccctcgtgggccgcttgtggcccatgggccgtaGGTTGCCGACCCTTGCCCTAAGTCCGTGATCGGTCCAgaaaagaatggatggaggcaggaaccagtccaagcaaggcagatctttatttttctgttgcaacagtcaTCTCCgcctacccccccccaccctttggtAGGGGGTGAGGTCCCAGAACGAAGACGTGCAATAATTTTTAAAGACTTTCAAAATTGCCCAGCCTCTTATCGAAAGGCCACCCAAAagcatcacagaaagaggcggTCCGCAATAGAAATCTGAGTCTGAAGATTCAAAAACACTTATAATTGAATGAGCTTGCATATTAACTAGGAACCATTCCACATTTGACTGCCAAAATGAACTTAGCTCACGTTCAGTTCACCCGGCAATTACGGGAATTACTTTCTGGTGACGTTCAGAGTTttaaaacccccccccccacaaattctGCAAACTTCATTAACCTGATCTAGTTCCTTCCAACACGGAGCAACATACACTCAAAGTGAACGAGCAACAAATTGATTTGCAACTGGCCaagcccctccccccctccatggCAGCCCTCTTGTGCTGGTTCCCCCAATATGTTTAGGAAATTCCAAATGGGCACACGGATGCGGAAAGGTTGGGGAACTCTTGTCCTAGGCTGCACTGAAGAGTTCATACTGCCCTGAGGCTCTTCTTTTGATACATGTTTGTTTCCATGCTTGCTTTCAGATCTTGGGGGACCTTTCTTGTACCgcgaccaggaggaggaggaggaggatggagacaagGCGTCCTACTCGCTGGAGACCCCCTATGGCTTCCTGCTGGATCTCGACTTCCTCAAGTACGTCGACGATATCGAGAAAGGCCAAAGCTTCCGGAAGCTTCTGCCGCAGCGCAAGTCTAAGGGGGCCAAGCAGGCCCCAAACTCTTCCCGGAGCCAAACCAGCGGCTGGATCTCCACAGAGTCTCTTTCGTCGACCACCAGCGCAGATCGGAAATCAGCCTTCTCCCCACGCCACAGGCTGTGGGCTAGTTCCTCCGACATCAAGGAGCCCGTGAGCAAACAGGCCTCACTCCCCGCgtctccatctcccatcatccatctcctgcctcctcctcctcccaaatcGCTGACGAGGAACACGCGCGTGGAAGAAACCTTGCAGGAGACGAGCAAGCGGTTGGAAGAAGAACAGCTGGGTCTGCTGGCAAGGGGGCTCTCTGCCACCATCGGGGTGCCAGGTAGCCCTGCTAGGGTTGTGTCTCCTCAAGATCACTCTCTGACGGGGGAAAGCCTTCCAGGCTCCGTAAAGTTAAGCCCCTCCAATTCAGGAAGGAGCACTCCAGCCACGGCCGTCGGTCCTGCGCACCTCCAACATGTCCGTGAGCAGATGGCAACAGCCCTCAAGCAGCTGAAGGAGCTGGAGGAGCAAGTGAAGATCATCCCCGTTCTAGAAAAGGAGGTTTGCAGGttgaaggaggaaaaggagcagcTTCTGGCCGGGCTGTGGGAGAAGCTGGAGATGGACGGAGGCGAGACTTGTGTCTTCAACTTCCCCCCCAAGTCTCCGAATGCAGGGGCTCCCGACGTGGGCAAGGAAGGCTCTCGGGTCAGTGCTGAGGTCGAAAACGACGGCGAACCTTCGAAAGCAAGGACAAGTAAAATCACCGAGTTGAAGAGACTGACGGAGAAACTGTCCGGTTCGGAGAGAGCCAGGAAGACGAGCAGAGGAGCAGTTCACCCTTCCAAAACCGGAGAGCCCACGTGCCAATCTGTTGGCGTCGGAGAGGAGGTGGACATGAACGAGGCGGTCTTCTACTACCGGTGCCATAAGCCGAGCCGAGAGGTGGCTGTTGGCCGAGAACCTGACACCAAGGACGCAGAGGTGTGGGTCATGGAGTCCTTACTCGGGGTTTCGTCGGAGGCTGAGAAGGAAATCCAGCTGCTTCAGGAGACTGTCCAGCATCAACGAGAGGTCATCTCCATGTTGGAGGGACACCTGCAGGAGGCCAGTGATGAGCTCGAGGAGCTGAGGGTGGAAGTGTGTTCAAGGTTGCCAAAGGGTTTGACCAGCAAGGAGACGATGGCCCGGCCGCTGACAGTGGAGGCGAGCGTGGAAGCTGCTCCAGCCACGCAGTGCCAAGCCGTGGGCAGCCACATAGAAATGGCAGACAAGTCCGTCCACTGCTGCCCGCAAGTGACCAGTGTCGGAGTTGGCTGCAGCCCGCAATCTCCAGATCTTGCCCCTGTGCAATGTGGGGGTAAAGCTGCCCAGATTATTCCTGAGGCAGTAAGCAAAGCCCCGAGGGAGGACGGCAGATCTGCTCCGGCAGAGCCGGACCGAGGCACCGCTGCAGACGCGTCTGTGCCGGAAGATGCAAAACCCGGAAAGCTGCCGGGCCATGAGGAATGCAGAGTTTCTGAAGCGTCCCTGCAAACAGAGAGTTTGGCTATTGATCTGGACTTGCTCCCTCATTCCGTGACGAGGGACCAGGAGGATGTGTGTGCGCAAAGGGAGTCCGGGGAAAATTCCACAGGTGCTGGTGAGCCTCCTTCAGTTAAACATGGCTCAAAGCCCAAGTCTATTTGCA includes:
- the KANK3 gene encoding KN motif and ankyrin repeat domain-containing protein 3 isoform X2 → MAQPAHLNQNLPDLGGPFLYRDQEEEEEDGDKASYSLETPYGFLLDLDFLKYVDDIEKGQSFRKLLPQRKSKGAKQAPNSSRSQTSGWISTESLSSTTSADRKSAFSPRHRLWASSSDIKEPVSKQASLPASPSPIIHLLPPPPPKSLTRNTRVEETLQETSKRLEEEQLGLLARGLSATIGVPGSPARVVSPQDHSLTGESLPGSVKLSPSNSGRSTPATAVGPAHLQHVREQMATALKQLKELEEQVKIIPVLEKEVCRLKEEKEQLLAGLWEKLEMDGGETCVFNFPPKSPNAGAPDVGKEGSRVSAEVENDGEPSKARTSKITELKRLTEKLSGSERARKTSRGAVHPSKTGEPTCQSVGVGEEVDMNEAVFYYRCHKPSREVAVGREPDTKDAEVWVMESLLGVSSEAEKEIQLLQETVQHQREVISMLEGHLQEASDELEELRVEVCSRLPKGLTSKETMARPLTVEASVEAAPATQCQAVGSHIEMADKSVHCCPQVTSVGVGCSPQSPDLAPVQCGGKAAQIIPEAVSKAPREDGRSAPAEPDRGTAADASVPEDAKPGKLPGHEECRVSEASLQTESLAIDLDLLPHSVTRDQEDVCAQRESGENSTGALKSIMKKRGSPAKTEAGSGKKSLQFVGFLNGEYESTSSEEEEEEEEEEERSPRKGSPLGFGSDTPSTTDDDDDLPPHVDSSGSDSETPISGATQEEATLSRDLEEAEDANSSGEAPLEVKEKFELSPRLRDACLLVRSHLTRDGTAAKSKEVLSSTSLILQEWFRLSSQKASLAGEVAEHLMAFAEISPALLSHVINLSDGNGNTALHYSVSHSNFDIVQLLLDTGICNVNYQNKAGYTALMLTALATVEQEEEMAVVRRLFGMGNVNAKASQAGQTALMLAVSHGRQEMVEALLSCGADINLQDEEGSTALMCACEHGRAGTVRLLLTQPDCDASIVDNEGNDAVSIALEAGHSDIAASISTHLAQSAACSPGQEQEDSQQ
- the KANK3 gene encoding KN motif and ankyrin repeat domain-containing protein 3 isoform X3 codes for the protein MAQPAHLNQNLPDLGGPFLYRDQEEEEEDGDKASYSLETPYGFLLDLDFLKYVDDIEKGQSFRKLLPQRKSKGAKQAPNSSRSQTSGWISTESLSSTTSADRKSAFSPRHRLWASSSDIKEPVSKQASLPASPSPIIHLLPPPPPKSLTRNTRVEETLQETSKRLEEEQLGLLARGLSATIGVPGSPARVVSPQDHSLTGESLPGSVKLSPSNSGRSTPATAVGPAHLQHVREQMATALKQLKELEEQVKIIPVLEKEVCRLKEEKEQLLAGLWEKLEMDGGETCVFNFPPKSPNAGAPDVGKEGSRVSAEVENDGEPSKARTSKITELKRLTEKLSGSERARKTSRGAVHPSKTGEPTCQSVGVGEEVDMNEAVFYYRCHKPSREVAVGREPDTKDAEVWVMESLLGVSSEAEKEIQLLQETVQHQREVISMLEGHLQEASDELEELRVEVCSRLPKGLTSKETMARPLTVEASVEAAPATQCQAVGSHIEMADKSVHCCPQVTSVGVGCSPQSPDLAPVQCGGKAAQIIPEAVSKAPREDGRSAPAEPDRGTAADASVPEDAKPGKLPGHEECRVSEASLQTESLAIDLDLLPHSVTRDQEDVCAQRESGENSTGAGALKSIMKKRGSPAKTEAGSGKKSLQFVGFLNGEYESTSSEEEEEEEEEEERSPRKGSPLGFGSDTPSTTDDDDDLPPHVDSSGSDSETPISGATQEEATLSRDLEEAEDANSSGEAPLEVKEKFELSPRLRDACLLVRSHLTRDGTAAKSKEVLSSTSLILQEWFRLSSQKASLAGEVAEHLMAFAEISPALLSHVINLSDGNGNTALHYSVSHSNFDIVQLLLDTGICNVNYQNKAGYTALMLTALATVEQEEEMAVVRRLFGMGNVNAKASQAGQTALMLAVSHGRQEMVEALLSCGADINLQDEEGSTALMCACEHGRAGTVRLLLTQPDCDASIVDNEGNDAVSIALEAGHSDIAASISTHLAQSAACSPD
- the KANK3 gene encoding KN motif and ankyrin repeat domain-containing protein 3 isoform X1, which gives rise to MAQPAHLNQNLPDLGGPFLYRDQEEEEEDGDKASYSLETPYGFLLDLDFLKYVDDIEKGQSFRKLLPQRKSKGAKQAPNSSRSQTSGWISTESLSSTTSADRKSAFSPRHRLWASSSDIKEPVSKQASLPASPSPIIHLLPPPPPKSLTRNTRVEETLQETSKRLEEEQLGLLARGLSATIGVPGSPARVVSPQDHSLTGESLPGSVKLSPSNSGRSTPATAVGPAHLQHVREQMATALKQLKELEEQVKIIPVLEKEVCRLKEEKEQLLAGLWEKLEMDGGETCVFNFPPKSPNAGAPDVGKEGSRVSAEVENDGEPSKARTSKITELKRLTEKLSGSERARKTSRGAVHPSKTGEPTCQSVGVGEEVDMNEAVFYYRCHKPSREVAVGREPDTKDAEVWVMESLLGVSSEAEKEIQLLQETVQHQREVISMLEGHLQEASDELEELRVEVCSRLPKGLTSKETMARPLTVEASVEAAPATQCQAVGSHIEMADKSVHCCPQVTSVGVGCSPQSPDLAPVQCGGKAAQIIPEAVSKAPREDGRSAPAEPDRGTAADASVPEDAKPGKLPGHEECRVSEASLQTESLAIDLDLLPHSVTRDQEDVCAQRESGENSTGAGALKSIMKKRGSPAKTEAGSGKKSLQFVGFLNGEYESTSSEEEEEEEEEEERSPRKGSPLGFGSDTPSTTDDDDDLPPHVDSSGSDSETPISGATQEEATLSRDLEEAEDANSSGEAPLEVKEKFELSPRLRDACLLVRSHLTRDGTAAKSKEVLSSTSLILQEWFRLSSQKASLAGEVAEHLMAFAEISPALLSHVINLSDGNGNTALHYSVSHSNFDIVQLLLDTGICNVNYQNKAGYTALMLTALATVEQEEEMAVVRRLFGMGNVNAKASQAGQTALMLAVSHGRQEMVEALLSCGADINLQDEEGSTALMCACEHGRAGTVRLLLTQPDCDASIVDNEGNDAVSIALEAGHSDIAASISTHLAQSAACSPGQEQEDSQQ
- the KANK3 gene encoding KN motif and ankyrin repeat domain-containing protein 3 isoform X4; this translates as MAQPAHLNQNLPDLGGPFLYRDQEEEEEDGDKASYSLETPYGFLLDLDFLKYVDDIEKGQSFRKLLPQRKSKGAKQAPNSSRSQTSGWISTESLSSTTSADRKSAFSPRHRLWASSSDIKEPVSKQASLPASPSPIIHLLPPPPPKSLTRNTRVEETLQETSKRLEEEQLGLLARGLSATIGVPGSPARVVSPQDHSLTGESLPGSVKLSPSNSGRSTPATAVGPAHLQHVREQMATALKQLKELEEQVKIIPVLEKEVCRLKEEKEQLLAGLWEKLEMDGGETCVFNFPPKSPNAGAPDVGKEGSRVSAEVENDGEPSKARTSKITELKRLTEKLSGSERARKTSRGAVHPSKTGEPTCQSVGVGEEVDMNEAVFYYRCHKPSREVAVGREPDTKDAEVWVMESLLGVSSEAEKEIQLLQETVQHQREVISMLEGHLQEASDELEELRVEVCSRLPKGLTSKETMARPLTVEASVEAAPATQCQAVGSHIEMADKSVHCCPQVTSVGVGCSPQSPDLAPVQCGGKAAQIIPEAVSKAPREDGRSAPAEPDRGTAADASVPEDAKPGKLPGHEECRVSEASLQTESLAIDLDLLPHSVTRDQEDVCAQRESGENSTGAGALKSIMKKRGSPAKTEAGSGKKSLQFVGFLNGEFELSPRLRDACLLVRSHLTRDGTAAKSKEVLSSTSLILQEWFRLSSQKASLAGEVAEHLMAFAEISPALLSHVINLSDGNGNTALHYSVSHSNFDIVQLLLDTGICNVNYQNKAGYTALMLTALATVEQEEEMAVVRRLFGMGNVNAKASQAGQTALMLAVSHGRQEMVEALLSCGADINLQDEEGSTALMCACEHGRAGTVRLLLTQPDCDASIVDNEGNDAVSIALEAGHSDIAASISTHLAQSAACSPGQEQEDSQQ